Part of the Anopheles coluzzii chromosome 3, AcolN3, whole genome shotgun sequence genome is shown below.
GATAGTCTATTTGCGCTGTCTGTTtgtttatatgtttatttgtcCGTTGTTgtctattgtttgttttgtcagacttagtttagtttagcatgtgaattatatttttgttaatgtttagttttaagtcttCGTTATTTAGTCTTGATGGCAGATATAGAATTAAACAAATGAATGGATGCatggaaaagagaaaacaggaaacatataacaaaacaatggggaaaaacaaataacctataaataaacagaaaacaaatagATTATAAATGCAGATCGatgatatttgtttatttttgataCTATTAATTAACACGTAAATTCAAAAGAACGGCCACCCCATCTGCTCTGTTCGTCAATTCGCGCCTCTCTTTTAATTTTCACACATGTGGCAGCACACATCACTACAGAGCGTTTATCGCGGCACCCACTTCCGGTGATTTGCAATAAAGaagaacagcaacagaaaaaaaaatcaagccaacaaaaatcaacagaGGAATCGAGTCGAAATGATGTACAAACACCCAACCAACCAGTCCCGCCGGAGAGCCGCGTTGTGGATGGCGCAACAATCCACGTTTGCATCGGGCACATGTTTTGGGTACCCGACCGTGGTCTTATCGCTTATCAGAATGGTGGCAGGCGTATATTGTGGAGTTGTGTGGGGGTTGTTttactgttgttgctggtgctatTGACTCTTCCCCGGTATCCCGGTATTGTAGGCAGATTGCACATCGAGCACATGACAGTGCGCATGATGTGAGCGCTTTTTTTATCGGCCAAGGTCTATAGATATGTGTGATGGTGTCAGTTGTGTGGATTGGTTCAGTGTTGAGTGTGAAGATTGATAAGGAACGAACGTACGTGTCAATAGCACCCAATCTAACGCAGTAAAAAATAGCCCATAAATACGTTTACCTAGGTTATGGTCTTTTGTGAAAGTAGAATGTACGTTTGTCTGCTCTAAACGCGATATCTGTCTTATTGGTCTCAAACTTGTGACATATAATCTCTGTCGCAAGTGTTGCTGAAGCAAGCGACCTTCTCAATTTGCTGGAATGGAAACAATCTTATTTTTCAAATAGTAAATCATTATTTAACATGATAAAAAAACTCACATTTTGCCTATTTTTTGTTCCCCCTTTTGCTTGCAGACCTAAATGAGCCCATCGAGGATGGCAGAGTATGGCGACTAATCCTTTCAAGCAAGCGCCCGCAGTACCCAGCACGACCCAAAGCAGCAACACACCTCACAGTTACGATGAACCGAATACACCGCCATACTGTACGTACACATCCGCAGCAACACCGATCACAGGCAGCGGCGGTACGACGTGCGCgaccgacagcagcagcagtagcaacagtaTCCTGAAGCAGCGCGCGACCTGTGCCTGCTCGAACATCAGCATTATGCAGCTGTTCCATGAGATGAAGCAGAAGTACCCAACCGTACCGGACACGGTCGTGTCCGAGCTGGTGACGCAGAACTGTCACGATCGGCCGGCCTGCATCGGCAAGCTGGAGGAGGCCGTGCTGGGAACGCCCGCCCAAACGACCTACCCGGCACAGTCGATACACAGTGGCAGCCTGAAGCGGCGCGAACGGAAGCTGGGCGGCGGCAACGGCCGGTCAGACGGCAGCGtcagctacagcagcagcaacagcagcagcaacagcagccgggAGAGCAGTGTCGACAGTAGCAGGCTACAGGGAACTGCATGCCCCGCCACGTcgcctcagcagcagcagcagtaccaacAGGGAGCTTCGATGGCCGGGAATCACACTGGCTACAGTGATAGTAGATTTATAGTAGAGAACcgaagtgctgctgctggtggtggtggtggtagttcGCCTGCGAATCGTCCTACCACGTTGGCCGTACGTCCACCGGCGGGTTGCTACTACGGTGGCGGTGGTCCGCGTAccacgccaccaccaccgatgcGACCGAACCGAACGGCACCACCGTGTCCACAGCCGTCGGGGCACAGCAATGGTTCGCTGACGACTTCCACCATCACGACGACGGCGAGCAGCAGTGCCGAGCTGGGCGAAACGGTGAACCTGCAGGTGAACGTGACCGTATCGCCCAAGGCCGGCCCCGGGCCGGTAATGATCGGTGGGCAGCAGCGGCACACATCGACGATCTCGCTCCAACCGGAACCGCCGTACTCGCGGGAGCTCGCCCAAGTCAGCAGTACCTTCAgtgggggtggtggtgctgctgctcctacTGCTATCGCTGGCACACCGGGAGGACCCGCCCGGGGTGGATCGAATGGGGGGCCCGCTGTCGCTAACGGTAACGGTGGCCGTAGCTCTACCTCCGTCAACCTTACCCTACGGCAGCCGACCGATGGTCGACCGCGCACACCGATCCACATCCACGCCAGTCCGCTCAAGTATACGGCGAAAAACTTTAACGCCCAGTCCGGCATCCAGTCCAAGCTGGAGGTGACGTTTCGCGACGGGTTCGGGTCGTTCAGTGCGATGCGCGCCCAGGTGCCGGGCTACGAGCAGCAGATgtcgaacagcagcagcagcagtagcccGCAACGACTGCAGCCGGAACGGGAAGCGTCCGATGTGTCGCTGCCGGACGGGCACAGTGGGTGGTATCATCAGTCGCCAGCCGCCAGTAGCAGCCGGGTGCCGCTACCGTACATGCTTTCGGGCTTTCCGCCACCGCTCTGCTCCTCCTCGCCACTGCCGAACGTGTCGGCGGCACATCAACTGCAGACTGGTCGGGGGGCGATGGCTGCTTCGCTGTACGGTGATGGCGGTCGGCTAGAGAACGATGGACTGTCGAAGGAAATGCGGTACCAGAATTTCGTAGTTGCAGGTAAGGTTGATTGGTGCGCGGGAATGTTTTTAAGTATAAGAGCACCTTAGAGCACGCATTAGGATGTTAATGAAAAAAGCTCTCTGTAGAAAAAATTGGGAGTGGAAAATTATTTAACGCATTACATGGTTTACAGAGTCAGTTTCCAATTTGAAAGCACGCGAGAtgttttttcaacagctggcagatatttcatttctattACAACAATTGTTCTGTTAATTTCTCATTTTCACCACGTCACTGTCTTAATTCTGTTGGATAAAATTGCTTTTAAAAAATTTGATTTGTTGATATTGATGTATgaaattacagggttttccaggacaCTTTCCATAAAGTACATCATTATTCGCCGTatgcaaaatgtttttcaacagctttcaCCTATTGTAATGACAACacaaacaatttcaattcTTACACAAGactttcaacacatcacaaaaaaCTGTAGCTTGAgctgtgttgaaaatcatgtggaagaactaAAAACATATTGTGATACAAAtccaacatttgacagctgttggaaaacatttcgtaggaaatgaaaaatgttgttggCATTAGAACTATCAAGCTAGATTGAATTTCTCtttgatgtgttgaaaatcatgttgaaGAATTTAAATGTTATTGTGATGCCACCAATACTATACGTGactgctgttgaaaaacatcttgcaagtGGTGCataatgatgtgcacattgaaaagtgacttgaaaacccctgtagACAGATGAAATCTGTTTTATTTCCATCGTAATAATTGTTATAAAGTTCCATCACATGATTTCCGACACACTACAATCTGAACTGGGTTCGACGGCACTTTTACACTACTACGCGGTATTCGTGTTTCCTAACATCAATTGTAGCGTCcgatttagaaaaaaaaaatgaagatgcattttaattgattgaaGTGTCAGAAATACTTAAGTTTAATATAAacaatcaatatttttttctgcttaAATTAAGtgtctttttttctaatcATGGCACTCAATTCTAATCATGTGTCTCACATGTGATTATCGTAATCCCCAATTGCGTCATAAGGTTTCCAGAAAGTATGCTAACATTGTCAGAACCCCTGGCAAGCCCTCAATCAGAAGCCCTGTGATGATGTGCTCACTAGAAAGGCTCTAACACCCTGTAATTATGTACACAATAAAACCTGACTGGGGTACCCTGTAAGGCATGTAGAAATTCATGTCCAAGAACTGAGTAAAAGGATCCCtccagaataaaaaaaaactgagtaAAAGttgtgatgaaaataaaatatgtttgaaaaacatcttgcgaGTAGTGAATAATAATGCTGTTTTCACACTACATTGCACAGTGAGACTGCGTTAACtctgtttttattcaaatcataTTCATTTGATCTTACTATTGATTATAACAGCACCATTTGTCGATTCACTAGCTAAACACAGAGATTTTGTGCAAGTGTGTCAGTAGGAAAATGAAATTCGCTCTAGCTCTAAGTTAAAATATGAGATTTGAACGCaggacaggcatgttgttaaaagCGGTGCATACATTGATTTTGCCACGCCGTCAATCGTCGTTACGTGCGTTATAATTGTAAGTGGTATCTCTCTGATGTAGTGATCGTCATCGATTCCATCATTTAATGGAGAGCTGTTATCAATTTATGAGGAAATGTAACTACTTGCGTTATTCTTCTGAAGTGATCGGTTCAGTGCCACCATCaacttgaccttttttttcaatcgaaccaaaaacacacataatatGATTTAATAATACTGCTGATAAGCTTGATGTATTGCTGCTAGTTACTGGGAAAAAGTAACAGAAGATTACGCGTTCCAATCTGTTTTCACCGGGAGCGTCAATCAGAAGTTACAGTAATCCCGCAAGTGGggagaaaagaacaaaaacattccAACACAAGGGAAACATGTTGATGAAATTGCTTGAAAATGCAGCCAATAGGCAAACGACAGTACCACTTACGCGATGTTGTGATAAGCCGGCTCAGGCGACGCTTTACTCTGTGTTCGCCGATTCGCGTCTTCTCAGTCAATCCTTCGCAGTTCCAGCGAACAACTGCTCCACTGCGCCACTAATAGTGTATCACTGTTCCGGTGTGTCCCCTTCCCTTTCAGAGATGGCCGTCTCACAGCAGCTGGAGCAGAAGCAGCGGCTCAGCCTGGAGGTGGAGCGAAAGCGCACCCAGTTCGAGTCGATCTGCCGGGAGATCTTCGTGCTGCAGCAACCGCTGCGCTACATCGACGCCGAGCTGCTCGACCgggaggtgctgctgctggcggcggaagTCGAACAGCTGCAGAAGGAGGTGGACACGTGCGATGACGAGGAGGCCCGGGTGCAGGCTGCGGCCGCAGCCGGCACCTCAATAACGGACGGGCTGAGTGCGCTGAGCGTCGAGGGCGGTAAGACAACTTTATCCGCGGGCGGAGAAGATACGCGACGCATGCCGTTCTGTGAAACTttacaaatttatttaaaaaccattttactTTTGCAGGTTCACCGCTGATGCTTCCTACGTCGGTAGTGTCCGGCGCGGCGGTCATGAATCGCCCGCCGCGACCACCGCGACCACCGCCACCCCGCGCACCGACGCAATCCCCATCGCGGTCGGGTACGCCCGGCACGCCCCATCTGTCTGCCGCCGGGTTCGGCGGcacatcgtcgtcgtcacccGTACCGGCGACcccgtcctcctcctcgtcctccccGTGCTCAACCGGCTCATCGTCGTTCGCGTCGAACGGGGGTGCCgaggccgccgccgccgcgaGCCGACTGCAACCGGGCGCACCGGCCGCCGGCCCCAATCAACCCTGGACCTGCAGTCTCTGTACATTCCAAAACCACGAACTAATGCCCGCGTGCGAGGTCTGCTCGCTGCCGAAAGCATCCGGTAGTAGAACAACGGCCGGTGCGGCCACGCTCAGCAATGGCACCGCCAGCCCGCCCGCCTTTCCGGTCGGGACCGATGCGTGCGACGGTGGCGGCGGAGGTCCACGGGCTCACGCCGGTGCGCTAATGCGCCGCCAGCATCTGTCCGTTGATACCGGGgttgcggcggctgctgctgctgctgccgctgctgctgttgtcgtCGGTGCATCGGTTGCGGGACCATCGACTGCACCGCCGTATCCGGGCATTGTCGAAATGGCTCCGCCGTCCTTCGCCTCCCTGACGGGGCATGGGATCTCCTCCGCTTCAtctccctcctcctccacctccgtGTCGTTGCCTGCAGTGGCTGGCCAACAGTCACAACCCAaccagcagccacagcagcagcagcagcagtcagcGCAACAGCAAAACCAGCAGCAACCCAATCCGCCACCGTTGCAGAGCGCCCCGTACCAGAAATCATCCATCGAATGCTAAAAAGCGCCTGCTCAGGAGTGCCAACCGCGCGCAGCCCTACTAACACACAAGCACAGAAATCGCctctatcacacacacacacatacactggcCGCGTGCCACCCCTCCTGCAAGAGGAAATGCGCTACCCCACACGCGCAATAAGACAACAGCGCGGCGCCTTTGCATGAGAGTTTCTGCCAAACTGCTGGTGCGCCTGAAACGTTTACCCTTGGGTGTGTCACGGtaaggcgtgtgtgtgtgcgtgtttgtttgtatattGCATGCAGTTTTTATaagagaatgtgtgtgtgtgtgtgcgtgcgcgattttgttgtttgcgaGTGCAGTTCACCTCGCACTTGAGTTGATACACATCCGGTGTTGCTGATAACTGATTTCCTTACTTCCCCTCAAGTGGATTGTGCCAGCAGGTTCACACCAAAACAGCATTGTTGTTGTGATAAActacaagcaaaacaaaaaaacccgatACCTGAAAGGGCGATAGTGTGGCGATAGAGTTAGTCGACATTTAATTAGcgtaaattaaacattaatcaGGGCTGTCCAGGCTGTCACTAAATTGTGTACGTAACGATGGCCGCATTTCAGGGAGCAAACGAGTAATGCATGAGGGATGTTAGGCTTGTTAGTGTTAGAGGACACAGTTTTAGAACGATCTTACCATAACGGCAATCATTGCTGTGTAACGCTAATATTGCTAATATATTTAAACGCCAGCATCACTATTCCAATCGGAACCACTACTCCTCTCGAGCGCGGCGTGAGTTGCGAGTTCGACTTTGCGGACAGCGCGTGGTGTGCGGCGCCGGCTTAAGCCCAAAGCACCGGCGCACCACGGTGGGGAGCAGGGAGCAAGATCGTTtgtacatcatcatcaacgaGCAACGAACAGGGGAAGCATCACACGCACGGTACCGCCTTCTTTCACGTTTTGTTCGCCCCCAAAGGTGCGTTATCATGGCGCGTTTACGATTAAAAATAGATTATCACACAGCCACAGTGTCGCGCAGC
Proteins encoded:
- the LOC120960211 gene encoding uncharacterized protein LOC120960211 isoform X1, which codes for MATNPFKQAPAVPSTTQSSNTPHSYDEPNTPPYCTYTSAATPITGSGGTTCATDSSSSSNSILKQRATCACSNISIMQLFHEMKQKYPTVPDTVVSELVTQNCHDRPACIGKLEEAVLGTPAQTTYPAQSIHSGSLKRRERKLGGGNGRSDGSVSYSSSNSSSNSSRESSVDSSRLQGTACPATSPQQQQQYQQGASMAGNHTGYSDSRFIVENRSAAAGGGGGSSPANRPTTLAVRPPAGCYYGGGGPRTTPPPPMRPNRTAPPCPQPSGHSNGSLTTSTITTTASSSAELGETVNLQVNVTVSPKAGPGPVMIGGQQRHTSTISLQPEPPYSRELAQVSSTFSGGGGAAAPTAIAGTPGGPARGGSNGGPAVANGNGGRSSTSVNLTLRQPTDGRPRTPIHIHASPLKYTAKNFNAQSGIQSKLEVTFRDGFGSFSAMRAQVPGYEQQMSNSSSSSSPQRLQPEREASDVSLPDGHSGWYHQSPAASSSRVPLPYMLSGFPPPLCSSSPLPNVSAAHQLQTGRGAMAASLYGDGGRLENDGLSKEMRYQNFVVAEMAVSQQLEQKQRLSLEVERKRTQFESICREIFVLQQPLRYIDAELLDREVLLLAAEVEQLQKEVDTCDDEEARVQAAAAAGTSITDGLSALSVEGGSPLMLPTSVVSGAAVMNRPPRPPRPPPPRAPTQSPSRSGTPGTPHLSAAGFGGTSSSSPVPATPSSSSSSPCSTGSSSFASNGGAEAAAAASRLQPGAPAAGPNQPWTCSLCTFQNHELMPACEVCSLPKASGSRTTAGAATLSNGTASPPAFPVGTDACDGGGGGPRAHAGALMRRQHLSVDTGVAAAAAAAAAAAVVVGASVAGPSTAPPYPGIVEMAPPSFASLTGHGISSASSPSSSTSVSLPAVAGQQSQPNQQPQQQQQQSAQQQNQQQPNPPPLQSAPYQKSSIEC
- the LOC120960211 gene encoding uncharacterized protein LOC120960211 isoform X2; the encoded protein is MATNPFKQAPAVPSTTQSSNTPHSYDEPNTPPYCTYTSAATPITGSGGTTCATDSSSSSNSILKQRATCACSNISIMQLFHEMKQKYPTVPDTVVSELVTQNCHDRPACIGKLEEAVLGTPAQTTYPAQSIHSGSLKRRERKLGGGNGRSDGSVSYSSSNSSSNSSRESSVDSSRLQGTACPATSPQQQQQYQQGASMAGNHTGYSDSRFIVENRSAAAGGGGGSSPANRPTTLAVRPPAGCYYGGGGPRTTPPPPMRPNRTAPPCPQPSGHSNGSLTTSTITTTASSSAELGETVNLQVNVTVSPKAGPGPVMIGGQQRHTSTISLQPEPPYSRELAQVSSTFSGGGGAAAPTAIAGTPGGPARGGSNGGPAVANGNGGRSSTSVNLTLRQPTDGRPRTPIHIHASPLKYTAKNFNAQSGIQSKLEVTFRDGFGSFSAMRAQVPGYEQQMSNSSSSSSPQRLQPEREASDVSLPDGHSGWYHQSPAASSSRVPLPYMLSGFPPPLCSSSPLPNVSAAHQLQTGRGAMAASLYGDGGRLENDGLSKEMRYQNFVVAEMAVSQQLEQKQRLSLEVERKRTQFESICREIFVLQQPLRYIDAELLDREVLLLAAEVEQLQKEVDTCDDEEARVQAAAAAGTSITDGLSALSVEGGSPLMLPTSVVSGAAVMNRPPRPPRPPPPRAPTQSPSRSGTPGTPHLSAAGFGGTSSSSPVPATPSSSSSSPCSTGSSSFASNGGAEAAAAASRLQPGAPAAGPNQPWTCSLCTFQNHELMPACEVCSLPKASVVASGQDILIYLSPGQNSRDYSFVDRIVVTVSKASGSTAVRRASTGNGEK
- the LOC120960211 gene encoding uncharacterized protein LOC120960211 isoform X3, whose protein sequence is MATNPFKQAPAVPSTTQSSNTPHSYDEPNTPPYCTYTSAATPITGSGGTTCATDSSSSSNSILKQRATCACSNISIMQLFHEMKQKYPTVPDTVVSELVTQNCHDRPACIGKLEEAVLGTPAQTTYPAQSIHSGSLKRRERKLGGGNGRSDGSVSYSSSNSSSNSSRESSVDSSRLQGTACPATSPQQQQQYQQGASMAGNHTGYSDSRFIVENRSAAAGGGGGSSPANRPTTLAVRPPAGCYYGGGGPRTTPPPPMRPNRTAPPCPQPSGHSNGSLTTSTITTTASSSAELGETVNLQVNVTVSPKAGPGPVMIGGQQRHTSTISLQPEPPYSRELAQVSSTFSGGGGAAAPTAIAGTPGGPARGGSNGGPAVANGNGGRSSTSVNLTLRQPTDGRPRTPIHIHASPLKYTAKNFNAQSGIQSKLEVTFRDGFGSFSAMRAQVPGYEQQMSNSSSSSSPQRLQPEREASDVSLPDGHSGWYHQSPAASSSRVPLPYMLSGFPPPLCSSSPLPNVSAAHQLQTGRGAMAASLYGDGGRLENDGLSKEMRYQNFVVAEMAVSQQLEQKQRLSLEVERKRTQFESICREIFVLQQPLRYIDAELLDREVLLLAAEVEQLQKEVDTCDDEEARVQAAAAAGTSITDGLSALSVEGGSPLMLPTSVVSGAAVMNRPPRPPRPPPPRAPTQSPSRSGTPGTPHLSAAGFGGTSSSSPVPATPSSSSSSPCSTGSSSFASNGGAEAAAAASRLQPGAPAAGPNQPWTCSLCTFQNHELMPACEVCSLPKASVVASGQDILIYLSPGQNKIIHSWIVS